The following proteins are encoded in a genomic region of Comamonas resistens:
- a CDS encoding MaoC family dehydratase, protein MSKPSPRFETVNVGDELQPLSVPVTVPLITGGAIATRDYQNVHHDADAARALGSPHIFMNILTTNGLVQRFVESWAGSGSRLMDLKIRLGAPNYPGDTLQFTGAITGKHEATRSVQVALKGTNSMGAHVSGTVQVALP, encoded by the coding sequence ATGAGCAAGCCAAGCCCCCGCTTCGAGACGGTGAACGTCGGCGATGAACTGCAACCCCTGAGCGTGCCCGTCACCGTGCCGCTGATCACGGGCGGCGCCATCGCCACGCGCGACTACCAGAACGTGCACCACGACGCCGATGCCGCGCGCGCCCTGGGCTCGCCCCACATCTTCATGAACATCCTGACCACTAACGGCCTGGTGCAGCGCTTCGTCGAAAGCTGGGCCGGCTCGGGTTCGCGCCTGATGGACCTGAAGATCCGCCTGGGCGCGCCCAACTACCCGGGCGACACCCTGCAGTTCACCGGCGCCATCACCGGCAAGCACGAGGCCACGCGCAGCGTGCAGGTCGCGCTCAAGGGCACGAACTCCATGGGCGCACACGTCAGCGGCACGGTACAGGTCGCACTGCCATAA
- a CDS encoding lipid-transfer protein: MNDLNISGRAAIVGLGATEFSKHSGRSELRLAMEATLAALADAGIAPKEVDGFSSYTMDKVPEYEIARLLGLPNVSFFSQVPHGGGAACAPVLHAAMAVATGVAKTVVVYRAMNERSWYRFGTGDYGFRSQPFFESVNFGWYMPHGFHTPAAWVGMFARRYMHTYGATSEDFGRVAVAVRDFAATNPAAFFHGKPITLQDHQQSKWICDPLRLLDCCQESDGAVALVITSSERARDLRARPVYIKGAAQGISAGQQSMTSFYREDITGLPEMGHVARQLWRQSGLGPKDIQTAVLYDHFTPFVLTQLEEFGFCARGEAKDFVRAGQHARGGLLPINPHGGQLGEAYIHGMNGIAEGVRQVRGTSVNQIADVRNVVVTAGTGVPTSGLILGDAV, encoded by the coding sequence GTGAATGACCTGAACATTTCCGGGCGCGCGGCCATCGTGGGCCTGGGCGCCACCGAGTTTTCCAAGCACTCCGGCCGCAGCGAGCTGCGCCTGGCCATGGAGGCCACGCTGGCCGCGCTGGCCGATGCCGGCATAGCTCCGAAGGAGGTGGACGGCTTTTCCTCCTACACCATGGACAAGGTGCCCGAGTACGAGATCGCGCGCCTGCTGGGACTGCCGAACGTGAGCTTCTTCTCGCAGGTGCCGCACGGCGGCGGCGCGGCCTGCGCGCCCGTGCTGCACGCGGCCATGGCCGTGGCCACGGGCGTGGCCAAGACCGTCGTGGTCTACCGGGCCATGAACGAGCGCAGCTGGTACCGCTTCGGCACGGGCGACTACGGCTTTCGCTCCCAGCCGTTCTTCGAGAGCGTGAACTTCGGCTGGTACATGCCGCACGGCTTCCACACGCCCGCGGCCTGGGTGGGCATGTTCGCGCGCCGCTACATGCACACCTATGGCGCAACCAGCGAGGACTTCGGCCGCGTGGCCGTGGCCGTGCGCGACTTCGCTGCCACCAACCCGGCGGCCTTCTTCCATGGCAAGCCCATCACGCTGCAAGACCACCAGCAGAGCAAGTGGATCTGCGACCCGCTGCGCCTGCTGGACTGCTGCCAGGAGTCCGACGGCGCCGTGGCCCTGGTCATCACTTCCAGCGAGCGTGCGCGCGACCTGCGGGCCAGGCCGGTCTACATCAAGGGCGCGGCCCAGGGAATCAGCGCGGGCCAGCAGTCCATGACCTCGTTCTACCGCGAGGACATCACCGGCCTGCCCGAGATGGGCCATGTGGCGCGCCAGCTGTGGCGGCAAAGCGGCCTGGGGCCCAAGGACATACAGACGGCGGTGCTGTACGACCACTTCACGCCCTTTGTGCTGACCCAGCTTGAGGAGTTCGGCTTCTGCGCGCGCGGCGAGGCCAAGGACTTCGTGCGCGCCGGCCAGCACGCGCGTGGCGGCCTGCTGCCCATCAACCCCCACGGCGGCCAGCTGGGCGAGGCCTATATCCACGGCATGAACGGCATTGCCGAAGGCGTGCGCCAGGTGCGCGGAACCTCGGTCAACCAGATTGCCGACGTGCGCAACGTGGTGGTCACGGCCGGCACCGGCGTGCCCACCAGTGGCCTGATCCTGGGCGATGCGGTTTGA